In the genome of Armatimonadota bacterium, the window GGTAGAGCTCATCAAGCAGGAGACGCGGCAGTTTGCGAAGAGACAGATCACTTGGTTTCGCGCGGATCCAAGCGTTCGATGGATGGACGTGGGCGATCTCTCCCCGGAGGAAGCCGCCCGGGATATCTATTCCGCGTTTGGCAGAGATGCTCTCGCGCAGTAGCAAGGTGTGGCGCTTGAGAGAAATGCAGTCACTCGATTGTGCGCTAGGACGGAGGAACGTTATATGAACAAGGGGCAGGTCAACTTGCAGGATGTGTTCCTGAATCAGGTTCGCAAAGAGAACATCCCGGTCACGATCTATCTAGTCGGCGGTGTGCAACTGAAGGGGCAGGTCAAAGGCTTCGACGCCTTCACGGTTCTTCTCGATAGCCCCGGGAAGCCGACGCAGATGGTATACAAGCACGCGGTCGCGTCCGTCGTACCCTCCAAACAGGTGTCTACGAACGTACAGGAGATGCCTAAGGACTCGTCCGAGACCCCTGCGGAAGAGTAGCATGCCGGAACTCAGTTTCGTGAAGATGCACGGGGCCGGCAACGACTTCATTCTCTCCGACCACCTCGATGGAACGGGTCCGTTGGATCAGGCGGATCTCGGCGATCTCGCGGTTCTCTTGTGCGAGCGGCACTTCGGCATCGGCGCAGACGGATTGGTCCTCGTGCTCCCGTCGGACTCCGCCGACTACCGAATGAGGATAATGAACTCCGACGGCAGCGAGGCCGAGATGTGCGGGAACGCCATCAGGTGCTTCGCGAAGTACCTCTTCGACCGCGGCCTTGCCGGGACTTCCCTCAGCGTTGAGACGCTCTCGGGGGTCAAGCGCATCGAGGTGCAGTCAGACGAAGGGAAGGCCTTCGCAGCCACGGTGAACATGGGCGCGCCGAAGCTCGACGCTTCCGACATCCCTGTTTCAGGTTATGAGGGTCGAGTCATCCTTCAGCCCATCGAGGTGGACGGCCGATCGTTCGAGATCACCTGCGTGAGCATGGGGATTCCTCACTGCGTGATATTCGTGGACTCCGCCGATGCTGTGCCGCTTCTGGAGATCGGCCCCAGGATCGAGACCCATGCGGCCTTCCCGCAGAAGACGAATGTGGACTTTGCCCAGGCGGTCTCCCGGCAGGATGTGATCATGCGCGTCTGGGAGCGAGGCGCGGGGGCTACCCTCGCGTGCGGTACCGGCGCCTGTGCGACGGTAGTGGCCGGCTCGATCACGGGGAAGACGGACGGGCGCGCGGCGGTGCATCTCCCCGGCGGCGATCTCTTCATAGACTGGCGGG includes:
- the hfq gene encoding RNA chaperone Hfq; this encodes MNKGQVNLQDVFLNQVRKENIPVTIYLVGGVQLKGQVKGFDAFTVLLDSPGKPTQMVYKHAVASVVPSKQVSTNVQEMPKDSSETPAEE
- a CDS encoding diaminopimelate epimerase, giving the protein MPELSFVKMHGAGNDFILSDHLDGTGPLDQADLGDLAVLLCERHFGIGADGLVLVLPSDSADYRMRIMNSDGSEAEMCGNAIRCFAKYLFDRGLAGTSLSVETLSGVKRIEVQSDEGKAFAATVNMGAPKLDASDIPVSGYEGRVILQPIEVDGRSFEITCVSMGIPHCVIFVDSADAVPLLEIGPRIETHAAFPQKTNVDFAQAVSRQDVIMRVWERGAGATLACGTGACATVVAGSITGKTDGRAAVHLPGGDLFIDWRDDGNVYMTGPAAEVYTGKISL